The following proteins are co-located in the Perca fluviatilis chromosome 22, GENO_Pfluv_1.0, whole genome shotgun sequence genome:
- the amer2 gene encoding APC membrane recruitment protein 2, whose amino-acid sequence MEVQSECVEPPVAPQCDPQPTGKINKAAFKLFGKRRTGSGMASFFSFRNKGSTNSGNNGNSDNGNSLNGNGSAASVELVRSKTHDGLMSSNSDADGQRGEGLAILEAGPVRSLSKSLSFFSLLRRGSFRSSENGGAGLVRRGRGLKGFFSSMRWRRKEKTIEGEGEEVERKTEKDGDIADSEKVKDITLTLEPPPHHHQVDCENAEASPNPETLSTSVTMTPPHCVAMPGPSGEPDSPFPYTPTDSPLRPPIQKAKASISSLTPSLATPPLDRCSTGDPPSEPSVDRLCSLLFTDVTSLKSFDSLTGCGDIIADADEEGPVGNGGSGTSSSSSGGGGGSVGAGVGRAVGITSAMSRGSPTKPPLPSQLTQPMFSVSASSVPSSLPARARAPPPPQPHPAGSGVVAYMGGGEEMASPEGVDDADMQGLWHMLPSKGDSSPALPRSHQPASTTPTSTYPPRATSNPASGHLPSAHRSADRKVPQVKALGLSKIPVVGAAGGRAAKPPLPHAHGRHPTSPGEKEPLSDEGYWDTPSATPTATPDESGLQRNQKMALSRDSCSGDHLYDLYNDPEGEGEEHEGDEDLKSTPSPSTEYKLSPSSQTTPPSSSSSSSFQSMKGSTSLPRESKIPVSSRQTPPPHSVSQSALSSVLEAESPPPKTQAQPPPARTRIPVSKVPVRRSGNKPGSTTRGSAHKK is encoded by the coding sequence ATGGAGGTGCAGTCGGAGTGTGTGGAGCCTCCTGTGGCCCCTCAGTGTGACCCCCAGCCCACAGGGAAGATCAACAAAGCTGCCTTCAAACTCTTTGGAAAGCGGCGCACCGGATCTGGGATGGCCAGCTTCTTCTCCTTCAGGAACAAAGGGTCTACAAACAGCGGGAACAACGGGAATTCTGACAATGGGAATTCTTTAAATGGAAACGGCTCAGCGGCATCGGTGGAGTTAGTTAGGAGCAAAACCCACGATGGACTAATGAGCTCTAACAGCGATGCTGAtggacagagaggggaggggcttGCTATCCTGGAGGCGGGGCCGGTGAGGTCCCTCAGCAAATCGCTGAGTTTCTTTTCTCTACTTCGAAGAGGGAGTTTTAGATCGAGTGAAAACGGAGGGGCGGGGCTTGTCAGAAGAGGGAGGGGCCTAAAGGGCTTTTTCAGCAGCATGCGATGGAGACGCAAGGAAAAAACAAtcgagggagagggggaggaggtggaACGAAAGACAGAGAAGGACGGAGATATTGCCGACTCTGAAAAGGTAAAGGATATAACTCTCACCCTTGAACCGCCTCCGCATCACCACCAAGTGGATTGTGAGAATGCAGAGGCATCACCAAACCCAGAGACTCTCAGTACTAGTGTTACCATGACACCCCCACACTGTGTTGCCATGCCAGGGCCATCTGGTGAGCCAGACTCCCCCTTTCCATACACACCCACTGACTCGCCACTGCGCCCTCCCATCCAAAAAGCCAAAGCCTCAATTTCCAGCCTCACCCCCTCTCTCGCTACACCCCCTTTGGATCGTTGCAGCACAGGTGACCCACCCTCAGAACCTTCGGTGGATCGCCTCTGCTCTCTCCTATTCACTGACGTCACATCCCTCAAGAGCTTTGATTCACTGACAGGCTGTGGTGACATTATTGCTGACGCAGACGAGGAGGGGCCAGTGGGTAACGGTGGCAGTGGCaccagcagtagcagcagtgggggaggaggggggagcgTGGGAGCAGGTGTTGGGAGAGCTGTTGGTATCACCAGTGCCATGTCTCGGGGCTCCCCAACCAAACCCCCTCTACCTTCGCAGCTGACTCAGCCCATGTTTTCGGTTTCTGCAAGCTCCGTGCCTTCTTCCCTCCCAGCCCGGGCCCGGGCGCCGCCTCCACCACAGCCGCACCCAGCCGGTAGTGGTGTGGTGGCCTACATGGGTGGAGGGGAAGAAATGGCAAGTCCAGAAGGCGTGGACGATGCAGACATGCAGGGGCTCTGGCACATGCTGCCCTCCAAAGGGGACAGCTCCCCTGCTTTGCCCCGATCACACCAACCTGCCTCGACCACCCCGACTTCAACTTATCCCCCACGTGCCACCTCCAACCCTGCCAGCGGACACCTGCCCTCAGCGCACAGGAGCGCAGACCGAAAGGTACCCCAGGTGAAGGCGTTGGGGCTCAGTAAGATTCCCGTAGTTGGTGCAGCAGGAGGCCGGGCAGCTAAACCCCCCCTCCCTCACGCACATGGCCGTCATCCCACATCACCTGGTGAAAAAGAGCCACTTAGTGATGAGGGTTACTGGGACACTCCCTCTGCAACGCCCACAGCAACACCTGATGAGAGCGGGCTGCAGCGAAACCAGAAGATGGCCCTATCACGCGACAGTTGCTCTGGAGACCACCTGTACGACCTGTACAATGATCCTGAAGGAGAGGGTGAAGAGCACGAGGGAGATGAAGATCTAAAAAGTACTCCCTCTCCATCCACTGAATACAAACTCAGCCCCAGCTCCCAAACaactcctccttcctcctcctcctcttcctccttccagTCAATGAAAGGCAGCACCAGCCTTCCAAGGGAATCCAAGATCCCAGTAAGTAGCAGACAAACCCCACCTCCCCACTCTGTAAGCCAGTCAGCCCTCTCGTCTGTTCTAGAGGCTGAATCCCCTCCACCAAAGACCCAGGCTCAGCCTCCCCCGGCTCGCACCAGAATCCCTGTATCCAAGGTGCCCGTCCGTCGTTCTGGAAACAAGCCTGGCAGCACAACTAGAGGAAGTGCCCACAAGAAATAG
- the LOC120551938 gene encoding beta-1,4-galactosyltransferase 1-like encodes MLKKLFSCLALFAFVSMVCFLVVLFYSKDSTFLLFTMPYRMADGNNTYSQLIKKLVPPETEAQNASREETRKPPNTSKTLGPCPDTSPNLVGPLHVEFNSNRTLDDVRKEVGSILQEGGRYKPPDCTAQQKVAIIVAFRNRHEHLKHWLYYLHPILIRQQLDYRVYIINQDGEGVFNRAKLMNTGYVEALKEYDYDCFVFSDIDLVPMDDRNLYRCFNNPRHLAVAMDKFNFHLPYNGYFGGVSSLSKEQYLKINGFPNSFWGWGGEDDDIYNRILHRGMSISRPDSVTGKYRMIKHERDLHNEPNPNNPGKLSQTQWTMNTDGINSLKYSVKDIVRDRLYTFITVDIEAPSR; translated from the exons atgctgaaaaaactCTTTAGCTGCCTGGCCCTTTTTGCTTTTGTTAGTATGGTATGTTTtcttgtggttctattctataGCAAAGACagcacttttcttctttttacaaTGCCATATCGTATGGCAGATGGAAACAACACATATTCCCAGTTAATAAAAAAACTCGTTCCACCGGAGACTGAAGCCCAAAATGCCAGCCGAGAAGAGACACGGAAGCCACCCAATACGAGCAAGACTTTGGGACCCTGCCCTGACACCTCTCCAAATCTTGTGGGTCCACTCCATGTGGAGTTTAATTCTAACCGGACTTTGGATGACGTGAGAAAGGAAGTTGGTTCCATTCTTCAGGAAGGTGGACGCTACAAGCCACCAGACTGTACTGCCCAACAAAAG GTGGCGATCATCGTCGCATTCCGAAATCGGCATGAGCACCTGAAGCATTGGCTGTATTACCTCCATCCCATATTGATACGACAGCAGTTGGACTACAGAGTGTATATCATCAACCAGGATGGAGAGGGAGTGTTCAACCGGGCTAAACTGATGAACACAGGCTACGTCGAAGCACTGAAGGAATATGATTATGATTGCTTTGTCTTCTCTGACATAGATCTGGTTCCTATGGATGACCGTAACCTCTATAGATGTTTTAACAATCCCCGACACTTGGCTGTGGCTATGGACAAATTTAACTTCCACTTACCCTATAACGGCTACTTTGGTGGGGTTTCTTCATTGTCTAAGGAACAATACTTGAAGATTAATGGCTTCCCGAACAGTTTCTGGGGCTGGGGTGGTGAGGACGATGATATCTATAACCGAATTCTTCACCGTGGAATGTCCATTTCTCGACCTGACTCGGTGACAGGAAAGTACAGGATGATCAAACATGAGAGAGACCTGCACAATGAGCCCAATCCAAATAATCCTGGCAAATTAAGCCAAACCCAGTGGACCATGAATACAGATGGCATTAATTCCCTTAAATATTCAGTCAAGGATATTGTGAGGGATAGACTGTATACTTTTATCACTGTGGATATTGAGGCTCCATCAAGATGA